GCTGGATCGTGAACCTTATCAATTAAGCCGGTTAAGCCGGATGGCTGGCCAATAATTGCGGGTAGCTTAAGGGCATCTTTGGCAAACTCATCGATACCAGGCATCTTAGCGCCGCCACCGGTTAGCACCACGCCTCCTGGTAGCATGCCGGCCTTACCAACGTTACGAAACTCCTGCTGAACCATATGAAAGATCTCTTCTAGTCTGGCCTGCACTATGTCGTGCAGATCGCGCTTAGATATAATGCCACCGCCATCGCCACCCAGTTCATCGATCCGAACCTTTTCGGTTGAGCTAATTCGGCCTGGGTTGGCCTTAACGTACTTGAGTTTAACCTTTTCGGCCACCTCAACATCGGTGCGCAGCCCAATCGCAATGTCGTTGGTAATGTGTCCACTACCAACCGGCAAAATACTAGAATAAAGAATCTCGCCCTCCTCATAGACCGCTATGCCGGTGGTACCACCGCCAATATCGATAACCGCCGCCCCCAACTCCATCTGCTTTTTGGTTAGAACCGCCCGGGCAGCCGCTACCGGCACCAACGACTGTCCTTCAATATCGATACCGGCCTGATACACGCTACGCTGCAAGTTTTTAATAGCCGGGGTGGCTCCGGTAACAATGTGGGTTTCGACCTCAAGGCGAACGCCGTTCATCCCCACCGGATCTTTAATGTTGGTTTGACCGTCCAGACTAAATGAACGAGGGAACATTTGAATAATTTCTCGGTTGGGTGGTAACTGAATGGCGCTGGCGGCCTCTTCGGCGCGACGAACATCCTCTATGGTGATCTCCTGGTCGGCTCGGCCAACCGCAATCACCCCGGTTGAGTTCTGGCTGAGGACATGGGCGCCATCGATGTTAATGGTGGCGCGATCAATTGGTACGCCGCTAATGCGCTCAGCCTCATCAACCGCCGCCGTAATTGACGATACGGTTTCCTCAATATCTATCACCTCGCCGCGGCGCAGACCCTCAGCCGGAGCCACTCCAACCCCAATAACACTCGGGTTAACCGCCTCGGCTTCGAGCAGGCCAACAATGCAGCACACTTTGGTGCTACCAATATCGAGACCAATGTAAATGTTGTCTTGGCTGCGAGCTGCCACCGGGAAACCGCTCCTTCGCTTTACCTACTGTTTAGTATACCGCTTATGCTAACCTGGGGGCAAGCCAGGGCCCATCAGGGCGAATCGGACAATAGCTGAAACTCTGCTTAGTATAACAGAATTATGACTGCGTGAGGATTTGAGCGCCCTGCTCGGTGATAACAACGGTGTGCTCAAACTGAGCCGACAGGCTGCCATCGGCGGTACGAATGGTCCAACCATCGCCATCAAGCACAATGTCGGCCGAACCGAGCGTTGCCATGGGCTCGATGGCGATAACCATGCCCGGCTGCAGCTCTGGGCCACGACCGGCCTTACCCTGATTCGGCACCTGCGGCTCCTCCCATAGCTCATAGCCAACCCCGTGGCCAACCAACTCGGTGATAATACCTAGTTTATGCTGGCGTAAAACCTGCTCGATAGCGGCCGATATGTCACCAACTTGGGCTCCGGGTTGAGCGGCGGCAATCCCGGCTGCCAGAGCCCGCTGGGTACCTTCTAGTAGACGTTTGGCAGCGGCTTCAGGGCGACCAACCGCCACGGTGATGGCGCCATCGGTAATTCTGCCCTTATAGCGCACGCCATAATCTAAGCCCACAATGTCACCGTCCATTAGTGGAATGTCGTTCGGGATGCCGTGGACCACCGCATCGTTGACCGAAATACAGATCGGATCCGGAAATCCCTGATGCCCCTTAAAGGCGGCCTCGACTCCATGGCGCTTGGTTTCATCGGCCGCTAGTTGTGACAGCTGTCGCGGGGTGGCTCCTGGCTGAGCGGCCGCCGCAACCGCCTTTAGCACCTGGTCCAAAACCGCTCCCCCCTGACGCAGTCGCTCAATATCGTCGGCGGTTTTAAGCGAGATGTTCGGCATGTAGCACCTCTAAAATACGTTGTTGCACCACCGCCGGCTCGGCGTCAGCGTCGACCTCGCGCAGCAGTCCCTGCTGGCGACACAACTCAATGGTTGGCAACGTGTCGCGCTCGTACTCGGCCCATCGCACCTTAATGGTTTCGGGCTGATCATCATGTCGCCCACGTTTAGCCAAGCGCTGCTCAACCTGTTCGCGCGACAGTTTAAGCAAGATTACCAGGTTGAGCTTACGGCCTAGCGCCGGCAAGTCTTCGTTTAAATGATGCACCTCTCCAGGCTTGCGTGGTGAGCCATCAAGTACGATACCCGTGTCCGCTGGCAGCTGACGCAGCTTTTCCAGCAACACCTTGTGCACGTAAGGTGACGGCACCAAATGACCGGCGTTCAGCGCCGCCACCACCGCCGGGTCGATACCGGGCTCCTTGATGTGCTCACGCAGGATGCTGCCGGTCGAAACCGCCTGCCACCCGAGCTCTTCGGCCAATATCCTGGCCTGAACCGACTTACCGGAGCCAATCGGCCCCATAATAGCTACGACAGGGGCCATATAAACCCCGTTAGGTACGGCCCAAACACCGCCACCCCAATGGCGGCCGCACCGACCGCCGCCACCAGCACCGCGCCAGCGGCAATGTCCTTAATAATTCGAACCTGCTGGTTGTGGTTGGGCTCAATTAAGTCCAGGATCTTTTCGATGGCGGTGTTAACCACCTCCGACACAAACACGATAATAATGGCAAAAAAGATTGCCGCTAGCTCGGCGTTAGACACATTTAGAGCCACCGCTAGTAGTAGCGCTAACACCGCTATAACCAGGTGAAAACGAGCGTTTCGCTCAACCCGCACCACATGCACCAATCCGCTAAAGGCGGTACGGAGGCTGCGTAAAAATCCGATTACTGATTCCATTTAAAGTCCCTGTATCTTAGGTTTGAGTCGACCATCACTCGCTGCTGAATCGCCTCCATCTGCTGCTGGCCTTCTGGGGTTGAATGGTCGTAACCGGCAGCATGTAACAATCCGTGCAGCGCTAGCAGTCCCACCTCATCGACCACCTCAATTTGGGCCTGTTCGGCCTGACGAGCGGCGGTCTCGGTACTTATAACCACGTCGGCGATGGTTGGATCGTCGTTTTCAACCGGCTGATATGGGAAGGTTAGCACATCGGTGGCATAAGCATTACCGGTATACTGTGTATTTAACTCGGTTATCTGAGCATCGTCAACCAGCAGCAGGTTCACCATGCCGTCTGGCAACTCAACCTGGTCATCATTGTCGACGGCAGCGGCGATCGCCTGAACCGCGGTGGCCAGCTCGGTCGGCCAATCACCCACCAACTGAATCGTCATTATTGCAGCTTGGCTCGTACCGCTGCCGATACGGCCGCTCCGTCGGTACGACCGCTAGCGCGTTTGACCACCTCGCCAATCACCTGGCCCATCTGGGCCGGGCCACTTGGCTTGAGCTCGCTTATCACCTGGCTGACAAGATCGTCTAGCTCAGACTGGCTCAGCTGCTGCGGCAGGTAGCCCTCAATAATTGCAAGCTCCTGCTGCTCGGAGTCAGCCAGGTCGTCTCGGCCCCCAGCGCGATACTGGTCAATGGAGTCACGGCGCTGCTTGGCCTCACGCTGCAACACCTTAAGTGCCTCCGGCTCACCCAGATCATGTCCAAGTTTGATTTTTTCATTAATAAAGGCGGTTTTAATTAAACGTAAAACCTGCACGCGATCGGCCTGCTGCTCCTTAAGAGCAGCGGTTAGATCCTGGTTGATGGTATCGATGAGCGACATCTGATCCCTATCTTAAAGTTGATAATTAGCGATAGAGGGCTTGCTTGGCTTTGTTGGCCTTGCGAGCAGCCTTGCGGATAGCAATTTCGCGTTGAGCCCGCTTGGTTAGCGGCTTCTCAAACTGACGCTTGCGCCGAGCCACACCCAACACACCTGATTGCTGCACCTTCTTGTTAAAGCGGCGGATCAGGTTTTCGAGTGATTCTCGTTCATCTTTGCGATTTACTTGCAGCACGTGCTGTCACCTTCTTTCTTGGTTGATGATTGCTTATTTTGCCTTGAGCAACTTGAGTATTGTATCTGATTCTTATCTGTTGCGCAAGAGCGGGTCCGACCTAGCAAGAGGTCGGACCCTTTGCTAGGTCGGACCTCTTTAAGGCGCCATCAGATGGAGGTGTAGGTGATCCACCTCCTGCCCACCTTTGCGCCCTACGTTGATAGCAACCCGGTAGGCGCCGGTCACTCCCTGCTCCGCCGCCACCTGTCGAGTGGCCTCCAGCAGGCTTCCAGATAGCTCCGGAGTAGCCTCATCAAGACTGTTAACGTGGTCTTTCGGCACAATCAAGATGTGAACCCGCTCTTTAGGGTGGATATCTTTAAAGGCCGCAAACTCATCATTCTGCCAGATCAGCCCATCTGGACTGTTAGCCAGCTTACAAAATAGGCAGTCTGGAAGGGTTTGCGTATCGCTCATACCCCCACTCTACCATATTTGAGATGTCCCAAAGCAAAGGAAAACCCCGTCCGAAGACGGGGTCCTTTCGTCCCGGCAGATGCCAGGGCGAGGCGATGAGGCTACCTGAAGTTGCCCGGGAGACGGAAGGTGCCTCCGTGGACACCTCCACAGGTGGGCCAAGGGTCAATCTGGACCCCAGCTCCGCATGCAGAGGGCTGCTCTCCAGGAACAAGGGTTCGAGTTGGCGGCGGGCTGCCCCGACGACGTCGAGCCTTGGTCCTCACTACTGAGGTACTGCCGTTACCTGCCAAGTTGATCATCTCCTTATGGATCAACAGGTGGGGATCAGGTTGCTTTTATAGTACTCCTAAGCATAAGCATATA
This window of the Patescibacteria group bacterium genome carries:
- the ftsA gene encoding cell division protein FtsA; protein product: MAARSQDNIYIGLDIGSTKVCCIVGLLEAEAVNPSVIGVGVAPAEGLRRGEVIDIEETVSSITAAVDEAERISGVPIDRATINIDGAHVLSQNSTGVIAVGRADQEITIEDVRRAEEAASAIQLPPNREIIQMFPRSFSLDGQTNIKDPVGMNGVRLEVETHIVTGATPAIKNLQRSVYQAGIDIEGQSLVPVAAARAVLTKKQMELGAAVIDIGGGTTGIAVYEEGEILYSSILPVGSGHITNDIAIGLRTDVEVAEKVKLKYVKANPGRISSTEKVRIDELGGDGGGIISKRDLHDIVQARLEEIFHMVQQEFRNVGKAGMLPGGVVLTGGGAKMPGIDEFAKDALKLPAIIGQPSGLTGLIDKVHDPAFAAPVGLMFENMHAGVPADRTNARIGQTVTRLRQTLRNLLP
- a CDS encoding nucleoside monophosphate kinase — its product is MAPVVAIMGPIGSGKSVQARILAEELGWQAVSTGSILREHIKEPGIDPAVVAALNAGHLVPSPYVHKVLLEKLRQLPADTGIVLDGSPRKPGEVHHLNEDLPALGRKLNLVILLKLSREQVEQRLAKRGRHDDQPETIKVRWAEYERDTLPTIELCRQQGLLREVDADAEPAVVQQRILEVLHAEHLA
- the rpsU gene encoding 30S ribosomal protein S21 — translated: MLQVNRKDERESLENLIRRFNKKVQQSGVLGVARRKRQFEKPLTKRAQREIAIRKAARKANKAKQALYR
- the map gene encoding type I methionyl aminopeptidase → MPNISLKTADDIERLRQGGAVLDQVLKAVAAAAQPGATPRQLSQLAADETKRHGVEAAFKGHQGFPDPICISVNDAVVHGIPNDIPLMDGDIVGLDYGVRYKGRITDGAITVAVGRPEAAAKRLLEGTQRALAAGIAAAQPGAQVGDISAAIEQVLRQHKLGIITELVGHGVGYELWEEPQVPNQGKAGRGPELQPGMVIAIEPMATLGSADIVLDGDGWTIRTADGSLSAQFEHTVVITEQGAQILTQS
- a CDS encoding HIT domain-containing protein → MSDTQTLPDCLFCKLANSPDGLIWQNDEFAAFKDIHPKERVHILIVPKDHVNSLDEATPELSGSLLEATRQVAAEQGVTGAYRVAINVGRKGGQEVDHLHLHLMAP
- a CDS encoding diacylglycerol kinase family protein, which gives rise to MESVIGFLRSLRTAFSGLVHVVRVERNARFHLVIAVLALLLAVALNVSNAELAAIFFAIIIVFVSEVVNTAIEKILDLIEPNHNQQVRIIKDIAAGAVLVAAVGAAAIGVAVFGPYLTGFIWPLS
- a CDS encoding GatB/YqeY domain-containing protein; protein product: MSLIDTINQDLTAALKEQQADRVQVLRLIKTAFINEKIKLGHDLGEPEALKVLQREAKQRRDSIDQYRAGGRDDLADSEQQELAIIEGYLPQQLSQSELDDLVSQVISELKPSGPAQMGQVIGEVVKRASGRTDGAAVSAAVRAKLQ
- the ybeY gene encoding rRNA maturation RNase YbeY, with product MTIQLVGDWPTELATAVQAIAAAVDNDDQVELPDGMVNLLLVDDAQITELNTQYTGNAYATDVLTFPYQPVENDDPTIADVVISTETAARQAEQAQIEVVDEVGLLALHGLLHAAGYDHSTPEGQQQMEAIQQRVMVDSNLRYRDFKWNQ